In the Verrucomicrobiia bacterium genome, one interval contains:
- the uvrB gene encoding excinuclease ABC subunit UvrB: MSQRFSLQSKYEPTGDQPTAIAQLINGLNKGEKEQTLLGVTGSGKTFTMANIIQNRQAPTLVLAHNKTLAAQLFSEFKAFFPENEVHYFVSYFDYYQPEAYIASSDTYIEKDSRINEEIDRLRHAATSALLTRRDVIIVASVSCIYGIGSPSDYGEMAITVQKGERRQRDKLLRWLTDIQYQRNDIDFHRSTFRVRGDVVDVFPAGSETAFRIEFFGDEIDRLTQVDPLTGEILDQPDIIKIFPGSHYVTPQDKLKVAIGKIKDELEDRLAYFEKHNKLLEAQRLAQRTKYDLEMLEETGFVKGIENYSRYLTNREPGEQPATLLDYFPDDFLLLIDESHMTIPQVRGMYNGDRARKEMLVEHGFRLPSALDNRPLTFSEFERHINQVIYVSATPAEYELTHSPEPAQQVIRPTGLLDPIIDIRKTEGQIDDLIAEIRDRIEKRQRVLITTLTKRMAEDLTTYLQELSIKTAYVHSDIDTLERGDILRDLRLGVFDVLVGINLLREGLDLPEVSLVAIMDADKEGFLRSASALVQTIGRAARHQEGRVIMYADTITKSMQYAIDETNRRRSIQEAYNTEHGITPRSVAKEVDEGLRAIIPTKEDDKKPKLDLKKVPKDEYQHLIRDLSAQMDLAAANLQFEKAAELRDIIAEIKAKM; encoded by the coding sequence ATGTCACAGCGCTTTTCGTTGCAGTCAAAATACGAACCAACCGGAGATCAACCGACGGCAATTGCCCAGTTGATAAACGGTTTGAATAAAGGCGAAAAAGAACAGACACTACTTGGCGTCACCGGTTCTGGTAAGACCTTTACTATGGCGAATATTATTCAAAATCGCCAAGCGCCAACTTTAGTGCTGGCGCATAACAAAACCTTAGCCGCGCAGTTATTCTCGGAATTCAAAGCTTTTTTCCCGGAAAATGAAGTCCACTACTTTGTGAGCTACTTCGATTACTACCAACCAGAAGCCTACATCGCGAGCAGCGATACTTACATCGAAAAAGATTCACGTATCAATGAAGAAATTGATCGCTTACGCCACGCAGCCACCAGCGCACTGTTGACCCGCCGCGACGTGATTATTGTCGCCAGTGTTAGCTGCATTTATGGCATTGGATCGCCTTCAGATTATGGTGAGATGGCTATTACGGTACAAAAAGGTGAACGCCGCCAGCGTGATAAGCTACTGCGCTGGCTGACCGACATTCAATACCAGCGCAATGATATCGATTTTCATCGCAGCACCTTTCGGGTTCGCGGTGATGTGGTTGATGTATTTCCGGCGGGGAGCGAGACTGCTTTTCGGATAGAATTCTTTGGCGACGAGATCGACCGCCTAACCCAAGTAGACCCGCTCACTGGTGAGATTCTCGACCAACCCGACATAATTAAAATCTTCCCGGGTAGCCACTACGTCACCCCGCAAGATAAATTAAAGGTAGCCATTGGTAAAATTAAAGACGAGCTTGAGGATCGCTTGGCTTATTTTGAAAAGCATAATAAGCTGCTCGAAGCTCAGCGCCTGGCCCAGCGCACCAAATACGACCTTGAAATGCTTGAAGAAACCGGTTTTGTAAAAGGTATCGAAAACTACTCGCGCTATCTTACCAATCGCGAGCCAGGTGAGCAACCGGCAACCCTGCTTGATTATTTCCCCGATGATTTCTTGCTGTTGATCGACGAAAGCCATATGACGATTCCGCAGGTGCGTGGCATGTACAACGGCGACCGCGCCCGCAAAGAAATGCTGGTGGAACACGGTTTTCGCTTGCCAAGCGCCCTCGATAACCGACCGCTGACATTTAGTGAATTCGAACGTCACATCAACCAAGTAATTTACGTTTCAGCGACACCAGCTGAATACGAGCTCACTCACTCGCCTGAACCAGCGCAGCAAGTGATCCGCCCAACTGGCTTATTAGACCCAATCATCGATATTCGTAAAACCGAAGGTCAAATTGATGACTTAATCGCCGAGATTCGCGACCGAATTGAAAAGCGCCAACGGGTGCTCATTACTACGCTTACAAAACGGATGGCTGAAGACCTCACTACCTATTTGCAAGAACTGAGTATTAAAACTGCCTATGTGCATTCAGATATTGATACGCTTGAGCGAGGTGACATTCTGCGCGACCTGCGCTTAGGAGTGTTCGACGTGCTGGTGGGTATTAACCTACTGCGCGAAGGGCTGGACTTGCCTGAAGTTAGCCTAGTAGCAATTATGGACGCCGACAAAGAGGGGTTCTTGCGTAGTGCCAGCGCCTTGGTACAGACGATTGGCCGTGCTGCCCGCCATCAAGAAGGACGGGTGATTATGTACGCCGACACCATCACTAAATCCATGCAGTACGCTATTGACGAAACCAATCGCCGTCGCTCAATTCAGGAAGCATATAATACCGAGCACGGCATTACTCCGCGAAGCGTGGCGAAAGAAGTCGACGAAGGCCTACGGGCGATTATTCCAACAAAAGAAGATGATAAAAAACCGAAGCTCGACCTCAAAAAAGTACCAAAAGACGAATACCAGCACCTTATTCGCGACCTTTCAGCTCAAATGGATCTCGCCGCCGCTAACCTTCAGTTTGAAAAAGCCGCCGAGCTTCGAGATATTATTGCTGAAATTAAAGCTAAGATGTAA